A stretch of the Streptomyces ortus genome encodes the following:
- a CDS encoding condensation domain-containing protein, with the protein MHDTPQVPYTPRVPSPRPHPVDSARREPAAPSALAPVSFAQQRLWFLAQLPGGNEAYDEPVTFTLRGPLDTAVLRRALDALVVRQQALRTRLVAVDGEVYQHIGPPETGFALTADNLSGLPDSAARLDELRLREATAPFDLARGPLCRGRLLTLGEDHHVLLLTVHHTVLEGRSMTVMMSELGVLYAAVLDGRPSPPAPLPPQYTDHARAQRERVVSGGLAEHADFWQRPPADAPPLSGPPTGSPRPAQQDLRGGARVEFALEADLTSGLRAPAREHGRTLFGSVLTGWTLLMSRLSGRTDVVVGTPTAGRRHNEDLADVIGFFVNTLPLRADFSRTATAGDAVAHVGGVLREALGHQDLPFEHIVELVNPVRGAAPTPLFDEDTARRYVRQLEQVLTDMASLPEVRDFRRRRAENGFRVEPLDCDHREALESSTSPRVAAVLGAELAALAPLSVAAPAVSEEA; encoded by the coding sequence GTGCATGACACCCCCCAGGTTCCGTACACCCCCCGGGTTCCGTCTCCCCGACCGCACCCCGTCGACTCGGCACGGCGGGAGCCCGCGGCCCCCTCCGCCCTCGCCCCGGTCTCCTTCGCCCAGCAGCGCCTGTGGTTCCTCGCGCAGCTCCCGGGCGGGAACGAGGCGTACGACGAACCCGTCACCTTCACTCTCCGGGGCCCTTTGGACACGGCCGTCCTGCGCCGCGCGCTCGACGCGCTCGTCGTCCGGCAGCAGGCGCTGCGCACCAGGCTGGTGGCCGTCGACGGGGAGGTGTACCAGCACATCGGTCCGCCGGAGACCGGGTTCGCCCTCACGGCGGACAATCTCAGCGGGCTGCCCGACTCCGCGGCGCGCCTCGACGAACTGCGGCTCCGGGAGGCCACGGCCCCGTTCGACCTGGCCCGTGGTCCCCTCTGCCGCGGCCGTCTCCTCACGCTGGGGGAGGACCACCACGTTCTGCTGCTGACGGTCCATCACACCGTTCTCGAGGGCCGGTCCATGACCGTGATGATGAGTGAACTGGGCGTCCTGTACGCGGCGGTGCTGGACGGACGCCCCTCGCCGCCGGCGCCCCTCCCCCCGCAGTACACCGACCATGCCCGCGCCCAGCGGGAGCGTGTCGTGTCGGGCGGGCTCGCCGAGCACGCCGACTTCTGGCAGCGGCCACCGGCCGACGCCCCGCCGCTGTCCGGCCCGCCCACCGGCAGCCCGCGCCCCGCCCAGCAGGATCTGCGGGGCGGGGCGCGGGTGGAGTTCGCCCTCGAAGCCGACCTCACCTCCGGGCTGCGGGCGCCGGCGCGAGAGCACGGACGCACCCTGTTCGGCTCCGTCCTCACCGGCTGGACGCTGCTGATGTCGCGGCTCAGCGGCCGTACCGACGTCGTCGTGGGCACCCCCACGGCGGGCCGGCGGCACAACGAGGACCTGGCGGACGTCATCGGCTTCTTCGTGAACACGCTGCCCCTGCGCGCCGACTTCTCCCGTACGGCGACGGCCGGCGACGCCGTCGCGCACGTGGGCGGTGTACTGCGCGAGGCACTCGGCCACCAGGACCTGCCCTTCGAGCACATCGTGGAGCTCGTCAACCCCGTCCGCGGCGCCGCCCCCACGCCGCTGTTCGACGAGGACACCGCACGACGGTACGTACGTCAGCTGGAACAGGTGCTCACCGACATGGCGTCCCTGCCCGAGGTACGCGACTTCCGGCGGCGTCGCGCGGAAAACGGCTTCCGGGTCGAACCACTGGACTGCGACCACCGGGAGGCGCTGGAGAGCAGTACCTCACCGCGGGTGGCGGCCGTGCTCGGCGCCGAACTCGCCGCGCTCGCCCCCCTCTCCGTCGCCGCGCCCGCCGTCAGCGAGGAGGCGTGA
- a CDS encoding substrate-binding domain-containing protein encodes MDPGPYTEPYADLRTVGGTSPGANRPLTVGLLTANIHLGVGATLWSGARAAAERNDVNLICFPGGNLRHGDVARSELYELVGPARLDGVVCWSSTLGLPSAGPRARRLLRRLAHLPLISLNQPLSDQTDVLSIDSHAGMRKLVGHLVQHGRRRPACIHGPLANPVSEERYRACVDALRHHGIRNEHVGAAVDFAAAAGASAMQVLLEARGLTPGVDFDVVLACSDVLAAGALRHLTERGIRVPEDVAVVGFNDSPEARLGDPPLTSVALPFEELGALAVDTLVARLRGTRPPDRTTIPATLVPRRSCGCPYPTSYRPPLVAPAPAAARRPAGWDAVDGVLPSGGSRLAAAFHAELTHAEGDDVRPGGFLPLVERLLRGNAGTQAEVDRWHQALESARRDVVDTLPEPLRRAGEVLFGQARLVVAERSRALLEYERWSGTQRARRLREFGTALTTVVDLEGLSDVLERQLGQSGVPHCRIVLYERDADASGPAALGMARPLLARAEAAQEAVRESAPAGPLGSPAFSPALLLPDSLLPGEDRFTLVLEPLHIGEEHLGVAVFEATPARAAYQDGADGALYRELGDQISAALKGIGLFDEVRRARDAAEQASRFQTRLLTHVGDELRTPVEAMLHRSGDPSAALAEVRRDAARVLHLMGNLLDLARSEAGDLLLTRRLMDPLPVLARACATAASALPAGPGWRLDLPERLPSVWVDETRLRQILHNVLLSAAARAKDTPPRVIAALGPAGVRITVDVPDARTSVAKPGRLPDVGVTTARRLAMMHGGALTVSDAPDRAQYVLELALPSPDGQAHLAAAGDAPLLVVTPGELGADISAHAARHGLEVCRPDSAHDPMPSVARRTPGAVVWDALPDRPQEWRAVQRLHDHPALRHTPFVLFGAEGTDLPQALRALRPHGFAEPVIVAGGSQESREALRRLAESALPDHPARVSADATTLLALVAEETPRLVVLERALPDLQALDVVDRLHDGTGRALCPVVIADHEGMTAADARRGRQHPALLMLDMDVFAPREAAVLVRELAAHGSRLPPRTRDVLDEALVFLYEHWRRPISRWQVAQAAGVSADHLGKLFQQRYGLTVWEYLTRLRIRRAAERLRSSNDSVQSVARAVGFRDRAYFSRVFRRVTGAAPHHYRERAASGEGGRDLSADPAHR; translated from the coding sequence ATGGACCCGGGCCCGTACACGGAACCGTACGCCGATCTCCGTACCGTGGGGGGTACGTCGCCCGGGGCGAACCGGCCCCTGACGGTCGGGCTGCTCACCGCCAACATCCATCTGGGCGTGGGGGCGACTCTCTGGTCGGGCGCCCGTGCCGCCGCCGAGCGCAACGACGTGAACCTGATCTGCTTCCCCGGCGGGAACCTCCGGCACGGTGACGTGGCCCGCAGCGAGTTGTACGAACTCGTCGGCCCGGCCCGGCTGGACGGCGTCGTCTGCTGGAGTTCGACCCTGGGGCTGCCCTCGGCCGGTCCCCGGGCCCGCCGTCTGCTGCGCCGGCTCGCCCATCTGCCGCTGATCAGCCTCAACCAGCCGCTCAGCGACCAGACCGACGTGCTGTCGATCGACTCCCACGCGGGCATGCGCAAACTGGTCGGGCATCTCGTCCAGCACGGTCGCAGACGGCCGGCCTGCATCCACGGGCCGCTCGCCAACCCGGTCTCCGAGGAGCGATACCGCGCCTGTGTCGACGCGCTGCGCCACCACGGCATCCGCAACGAACACGTGGGCGCCGCCGTCGACTTCGCCGCCGCGGCGGGCGCCTCGGCGATGCAGGTCTTGCTGGAGGCCCGCGGACTGACCCCCGGTGTCGACTTCGACGTGGTACTGGCCTGCAGCGACGTCCTCGCCGCCGGCGCCCTGCGCCACCTCACCGAACGCGGCATCCGGGTACCGGAGGACGTGGCCGTGGTCGGCTTCAACGACTCGCCGGAGGCCCGCCTCGGCGACCCGCCGCTGACCTCCGTGGCGCTGCCCTTCGAGGAACTGGGCGCGCTCGCCGTGGACACGCTGGTCGCCCGGCTGCGCGGCACCCGGCCGCCCGACCGCACCACCATCCCCGCCACACTGGTGCCGCGCCGCTCCTGCGGCTGCCCCTACCCGACGTCGTACCGGCCCCCGCTCGTCGCCCCGGCACCGGCCGCCGCGCGGCGGCCCGCGGGATGGGACGCGGTGGACGGCGTACTGCCGTCCGGCGGTTCCCGGCTGGCGGCGGCCTTCCACGCCGAACTCACGCACGCCGAGGGCGATGACGTCCGGCCCGGGGGATTCCTCCCTCTCGTCGAGCGGCTGTTGCGCGGCAACGCGGGAACGCAGGCCGAGGTCGACCGGTGGCACCAGGCGCTGGAGAGCGCCCGCCGCGATGTCGTCGACACGCTGCCGGAGCCGTTGCGCCGGGCCGGGGAGGTCCTGTTCGGACAGGCCCGGCTCGTCGTGGCGGAGCGATCGCGCGCACTCCTCGAGTACGAGCGCTGGTCGGGGACCCAACGCGCCCGCAGGCTGCGGGAGTTCGGGACCGCGCTGACCACGGTCGTGGACCTGGAGGGACTTTCGGACGTCCTGGAGCGCCAGCTGGGCCAGTCGGGTGTCCCGCACTGCCGGATCGTCCTGTACGAGCGTGACGCAGACGCCTCCGGTCCGGCGGCCCTGGGCATGGCGCGTCCCCTGCTCGCCCGTGCTGAGGCGGCCCAGGAGGCAGTCCGGGAATCCGCTCCCGCCGGTCCGCTCGGCAGCCCCGCGTTCTCGCCGGCCCTGCTGCTTCCCGACTCCCTGCTGCCCGGCGAGGACCGCTTCACGCTGGTGCTCGAACCGCTGCACATCGGCGAGGAGCACCTGGGTGTGGCGGTGTTCGAGGCGACCCCCGCCCGGGCCGCATACCAGGACGGGGCCGACGGGGCCCTCTACCGGGAACTGGGCGATCAGATCAGCGCCGCACTGAAGGGCATCGGGCTCTTCGACGAGGTGCGGCGAGCGCGGGACGCCGCGGAGCAGGCGAGCAGGTTCCAGACGCGGCTGCTGACGCATGTCGGCGATGAGTTGCGCACTCCGGTGGAGGCCATGCTGCACCGGTCCGGTGACCCCTCGGCGGCCCTCGCGGAGGTGCGGCGGGACGCCGCGCGCGTGCTGCACCTGATGGGGAACCTACTCGACCTCGCACGGTCGGAGGCCGGCGATCTCCTCCTGACCAGGCGGCTCATGGACCCGCTGCCCGTGCTCGCGCGGGCGTGCGCGACGGCGGCCTCCGCGCTGCCCGCCGGTCCCGGGTGGCGGCTCGACCTGCCCGAGCGGCTGCCCTCGGTGTGGGTGGACGAGACGCGGTTGCGGCAGATCCTGCACAACGTGCTGCTCTCGGCGGCGGCCCGCGCGAAGGACACCCCGCCCCGGGTGATCGCCGCCCTCGGCCCGGCCGGCGTGCGGATCACGGTCGACGTCCCGGACGCCCGTACGTCCGTCGCTAAGCCGGGCCGGCTCCCGGATGTGGGGGTGACCACGGCCCGGCGGCTGGCCATGATGCACGGCGGGGCGCTGACCGTCTCCGACGCGCCGGACCGGGCCCAGTACGTCCTCGAACTGGCCCTGCCCTCTCCCGACGGACAGGCGCACCTGGCCGCCGCCGGCGACGCCCCGCTCCTCGTCGTCACCCCCGGCGAACTGGGCGCCGACATCAGCGCGCACGCCGCCCGCCACGGTTTGGAGGTGTGCCGTCCCGACAGCGCGCACGACCCCATGCCGTCGGTGGCGCGGCGTACGCCCGGAGCCGTCGTGTGGGACGCCCTGCCCGACCGGCCCCAGGAGTGGCGCGCGGTGCAGCGGCTGCACGACCATCCGGCGCTGCGCCACACGCCGTTCGTGCTGTTCGGCGCCGAAGGCACCGATCTGCCGCAGGCCCTGCGCGCGTTGCGGCCCCATGGTTTCGCCGAGCCGGTGATCGTGGCGGGCGGCTCGCAGGAGTCCCGGGAGGCGCTGCGGCGGCTGGCCGAGTCGGCGCTGCCGGACCATCCGGCGCGGGTCTCCGCCGACGCGACGACGCTGCTGGCGCTGGTCGCGGAGGAGACGCCACGGCTGGTGGTGCTGGAGCGGGCGCTGCCCGACCTCCAGGCGCTGGACGTGGTGGACCGGCTGCACGACGGCACGGGCCGGGCCCTGTGTCCCGTCGTCATCGCCGACCACGAGGGCATGACGGCGGCGGACGCGCGGCGCGGACGCCAGCATCCGGCGCTGCTCATGCTGGACATGGACGTGTTCGCACCGCGGGAGGCCGCCGTGCTCGTGCGGGAACTGGCGGCCCACGGCTCCCGGTTGCCGCCGCGCACCAGGGACGTCCTCGACGAGGCCCTGGTCTTCCTCTACGAGCACTGGCGACGGCCGATCTCCCGCTGGCAGGTCGCGCAGGCCGCCGGGGTCAGCGCCGACCATCTCGGCAAGCTCTTCCAGCAGCGGTACGGCCTGACGGTGTGGGAGTACCTGACCCGGCTGCGGATCCGGCGGGCGGCGGAGCGTCTGCGGTCGAGCAACGACAGCGTGCAGAGCGTCGCCAGGGCCGTGGGTTTCCGTGACCGCGCGTACTTCAGCCGGGTGTTCCGCCGGGTCACGGGCGCGGCGCCGCACCACTACCGTGAGAGGGCCGCCTCCGGAGAGGGCGGGCGGGACCTGTCCGCCGACCCGGCCCACCGCTGA
- a CDS encoding pectate lyase family protein, which translates to MRRTSARFTLTGAAAASAVALAVIGANTASSSTASELEPAVAAAAAPIGFGAGTTGGAGGSTVTVTNASAFKTAVQSSAAQIVRVNGTIALTEMTKVASNKTIVGVGTAGKITGSGLNVAGVSNVIIQNLTFTGSNDDAINVQYSTKVHIDHNDISGAYDGAVDIKRSSTNITVSWNRTHNQDKNMLLGHSDDNSGEDTGKLKVTYDHNWFDGTNQRNPRVRFGNPVHVLNNYFSNVGSYGVASTENAGVLVEGNYFENTDDPYHLGEGSSDAGSLVAKNNYFVNSGSGQTGGSVASIPYSYTAQSASTVKATVTAGAGVGKI; encoded by the coding sequence ATGCGCAGGACGAGCGCACGGTTCACCCTGACCGGAGCCGCAGCCGCGAGTGCCGTCGCACTGGCTGTCATCGGAGCCAACACGGCGAGCAGTTCCACCGCCTCCGAGCTGGAGCCCGCGGTCGCCGCAGCCGCGGCGCCCATCGGATTCGGAGCCGGTACCACGGGTGGCGCCGGCGGCAGCACGGTGACCGTCACCAACGCCTCCGCCTTCAAGACCGCTGTGCAGAGCAGCGCGGCCCAGATCGTCCGCGTCAACGGCACCATCGCGCTGACGGAGATGACGAAGGTCGCGTCGAACAAGACCATCGTCGGCGTCGGTACCGCCGGGAAGATCACCGGCAGCGGCCTGAACGTCGCCGGCGTGAGCAACGTGATCATCCAGAACCTCACGTTCACCGGCTCGAACGACGACGCCATCAACGTCCAGTACTCGACGAAGGTCCACATCGACCACAACGACATCTCCGGCGCGTACGACGGGGCCGTCGACATCAAGCGCTCCTCGACGAACATCACGGTGTCCTGGAACCGCACCCACAACCAGGACAAGAACATGCTGCTCGGCCACTCGGACGACAACTCCGGCGAGGACACGGGCAAGTTGAAGGTGACGTACGACCACAACTGGTTCGACGGCACCAACCAGCGCAACCCGCGCGTCCGGTTCGGCAACCCGGTCCACGTGCTGAACAACTACTTCAGCAACGTCGGCTCCTACGGTGTGGCGTCCACCGAGAACGCGGGCGTCCTCGTGGAGGGGAACTACTTCGAGAACACCGACGACCCCTACCACCTCGGTGAGGGTTCCTCCGACGCGGGCTCGCTCGTGGCCAAGAACAACTACTTCGTGAACTCGGGCTCCGGCCAGACCGGTGGCTCCGTGGCGTCGATCCCGTACAGCTACACCGCCCAGTCGGCCTCCACCGTCAAGGCGACCGTGACCGCCGGTGCGGGCGTCGGCAAGATCTGA
- a CDS encoding PRC-barrel domain-containing protein — protein MIHAADVREWRNRDVVDLKGHKIGVLESIYVNTATDESAMATVRIGLPTRQRLAFVPLDDAVLGPDYVRVAYPKALVKKAPSVGMDDILPAEEEEAIFQHYDLAYRTGANGERQLARR, from the coding sequence ATGATCCACGCGGCCGATGTGCGTGAGTGGCGCAATCGCGATGTCGTCGACCTCAAGGGGCACAAGATCGGCGTGCTCGAATCGATCTACGTGAACACCGCCACCGACGAGTCGGCGATGGCCACGGTCCGTATCGGGCTGCCCACCCGTCAGCGGCTGGCGTTCGTCCCGCTCGACGACGCGGTCCTCGGACCCGACTACGTGCGGGTTGCCTACCCCAAGGCGCTGGTGAAGAAGGCGCCCTCCGTGGGCATGGACGACATCCTCCCCGCCGAGGAGGAGGAAGCGATCTTCCAGCACTACGACCTGGCCTATCGGACGGGCGCGAATGGCGAGAGGCAACTCGCGCGTCGTTGA
- a CDS encoding spore-associated protein: MRFNRSVLPVVAFAALAVGTTTALAAPASAAPNTTPQKVCGSAYKTVNSAPVGSLGTVYLTYNASNGKNCVATIRKNPGTAVDMSTWVYIPDTDEGDQDYGRYTSYAGPAYVYGKGHCVDWGGHISNVYVQVTGSNCAALKEQRVTSTR, translated from the coding sequence ATGAGATTCAACCGTTCCGTCCTGCCTGTCGTCGCGTTCGCCGCCCTGGCGGTGGGGACCACTACGGCCCTGGCCGCGCCCGCCTCCGCCGCACCCAACACCACCCCGCAGAAGGTCTGCGGCAGCGCCTACAAGACCGTGAACTCGGCTCCCGTCGGCTCGCTGGGCACGGTGTACCTGACGTACAACGCCTCGAACGGCAAGAACTGCGTCGCGACCATCCGCAAGAACCCGGGCACGGCCGTGGACATGTCCACGTGGGTCTACATCCCCGACACCGACGAGGGCGACCAGGACTACGGCCGGTACACGTCGTACGCGGGACCGGCGTACGTGTACGGCAAGGGTCACTGCGTCGACTGGGGCGGCCACATCAGCAACGTGTACGTGCAGGTGACCGGCTCCAACTGTGCCGCGCTCAAGGAGCAGCGGGTCACCTCGACCCGCTGA
- a CDS encoding SDR family NAD(P)-dependent oxidoreductase: MGLLEGKTALVTGGSAGIGLAAAVRLATEGAHVFITGRRKAELDAAVEVIGPSATGVTGDIADLADLDRLYEAVRARGRGLDVLFANASIAALVPLEQITEEHFDTLFGINVRGTLFTVQKALPLLNDGASVILNGSTNVDVGDAALGVYAATKAATRSFSRTWANELKGRGIRVNTVTPGPTDTPALSVLSPDPEGFKQLLTTRVPMGRLGRPEEVAAAVAFLASDQSSFITGSSLYVDGGLNQI; encoded by the coding sequence GTGGGACTTCTGGAGGGAAAGACCGCTCTCGTCACCGGGGGCAGCGCCGGCATCGGACTGGCCGCCGCAGTGCGACTGGCGACCGAGGGCGCCCATGTGTTCATCACGGGACGGCGCAAGGCCGAGCTCGACGCGGCCGTCGAGGTCATCGGTCCATCGGCGACCGGGGTGACCGGCGACATCGCGGACCTGGCCGACCTGGACCGGCTCTACGAGGCGGTCCGCGCCCGGGGACGCGGCCTGGACGTACTGTTCGCGAACGCCTCCATCGCCGCGCTCGTACCGCTGGAGCAGATCACCGAGGAACACTTCGACACGCTCTTCGGCATCAACGTCCGCGGCACGCTGTTCACCGTGCAGAAGGCGCTGCCCCTGCTCAACGACGGTGCCTCGGTGATCCTGAACGGCTCCACGAACGTGGACGTCGGGGATGCGGCGCTCGGCGTGTACGCGGCGACCAAGGCCGCCACCCGGTCGTTCTCCCGGACCTGGGCCAACGAACTCAAGGGCCGCGGCATCCGGGTCAACACGGTCACGCCCGGCCCGACCGACACTCCCGCCCTGTCGGTGCTCAGCCCCGATCCGGAGGGGTTCAAGCAGCTACTGACCACGCGGGTGCCGATGGGCCGGCTCGGACGCCCCGAGGAGGTGGCCGCCGCGGTGGCCTTCCTCGCTTCCGATCAGAGCAGCTTCATCACCGGTTCGAGCCTGTACGTCGACGGCGGCCTCAACCAGATCTGA
- a CDS encoding TetR/AcrR family transcriptional regulator: MGRPRAFDADDALERAMLVFWRHGYEGASTANLTNAMGISTTSMYAAFGNKEKLFRKVLERYTAGPSEYMARALEEPTALGVATAILAGTVRTTTRPASPHGCLGVQSALAASDSGQEVRDLLVDWRNDGYTRVRERFQRAVDEGDLPADADPGLLARYITTFGYGIAVQAASGVGRAELQETVDAALRDWPPR, encoded by the coding sequence ATGGGCCGACCGCGGGCATTCGACGCCGACGACGCTCTCGAGCGCGCCATGCTGGTCTTCTGGAGACACGGCTACGAGGGGGCCAGCACCGCGAACCTGACGAACGCGATGGGCATCTCCACGACCAGCATGTACGCGGCCTTCGGCAACAAGGAGAAGCTGTTCCGCAAGGTGCTGGAGCGCTACACCGCGGGCCCTAGCGAGTACATGGCCCGAGCGCTGGAAGAGCCGACCGCCCTCGGTGTCGCCACCGCGATCCTGGCCGGCACCGTGCGGACCACCACCCGTCCGGCCAGTCCCCACGGGTGCCTGGGCGTCCAGAGCGCCCTTGCCGCCAGCGACTCGGGCCAGGAAGTCCGCGACCTCCTCGTCGACTGGCGCAACGACGGCTACACCCGCGTACGGGAGAGGTTCCAGCGGGCCGTGGACGAAGGCGACCTGCCCGCGGACGCCGATCCGGGGCTCCTGGCCCGCTACATCACCACCTTCGGCTACGGCATCGCCGTACAGGCCGCGAGCGGTGTCGGCCGTGCCGAACTCCAGGAGACGGTCGACGCGGCCCTGCGCGACTGGCCACCCCGCTGA
- a CDS encoding 4-oxalocrotonate tautomerase family protein, whose product MPFANFKVPAGTISAEDKKKIVERTTDLYAEIYGERARATTVVLVDEVADGGWGVGGNVLTAAMVNGDG is encoded by the coding sequence ATGCCTTTCGCCAACTTCAAGGTCCCCGCCGGGACCATCAGCGCCGAGGACAAGAAGAAGATCGTCGAGCGCACCACCGACCTGTACGCGGAGATCTACGGTGAGCGGGCCCGTGCCACCACCGTCGTGCTCGTCGACGAGGTCGCCGACGGCGGCTGGGGAGTCGGCGGCAACGTCCTGACCGCCGCCATGGTCAACGGCGACGGCTGA
- a CDS encoding helix-turn-helix transcriptional regulator, with product MSSAKYTELGAFLRSRRDRIRPTDVGFPSGPRRRVPGLRRDEVAQLAGASVDYYNELERGAGSQPSEQMLAALARALRLTADERDYLYRLAGRPVPAPGGPASHVHPGMLDLLNRLTSTPAQVITDLHVTLVQNPLAVALLGDHSGFRGARASLVHRWFSDPDTRNLYPEADHEAQSRVFVADLRAAAARRDKKDPEAGSLISFLLDTSAEFAALWAVHDVAFRRDDRKRLNHRTLGLVEVNCLNLFSEDGRQRLLWFTPAVGTDSADLLDLLAVLGTQEVVEPT from the coding sequence ATGAGTTCCGCGAAGTACACCGAGCTCGGGGCGTTCCTGCGGTCGAGGCGCGACCGCATCCGCCCGACCGACGTCGGGTTCCCCTCCGGACCCCGGCGCCGGGTACCGGGGCTGCGCCGCGACGAGGTCGCCCAGCTCGCGGGAGCGTCCGTGGACTACTACAACGAACTCGAACGGGGAGCGGGATCCCAGCCGTCCGAGCAGATGCTCGCCGCACTGGCCAGGGCTCTGCGGCTGACCGCCGACGAGCGCGACTACCTCTACCGGCTGGCGGGCCGGCCGGTGCCCGCGCCCGGAGGACCCGCCTCACACGTCCATCCCGGCATGCTCGACCTGCTGAACCGTCTGACGTCGACCCCCGCTCAGGTCATCACCGACCTGCACGTCACCCTCGTACAGAATCCGCTCGCGGTGGCCCTGCTGGGGGATCATTCGGGGTTTCGCGGGGCCCGGGCCAGTCTTGTCCACCGGTGGTTCTCCGACCCCGACACCCGGAACCTGTACCCGGAAGCCGACCACGAGGCCCAGTCCCGTGTCTTCGTCGCCGATCTGCGGGCAGCCGCCGCCCGGCGGGACAAGAAGGATCCCGAAGCCGGCTCGCTGATCAGCTTCCTGCTCGACACCTCCGCCGAATTCGCCGCGCTGTGGGCCGTGCACGACGTGGCGTTCCGGCGGGACGACCGCAAGCGCCTCAACCACCGCACGCTGGGCCTCGTCGAGGTCAACTGCCTCAATCTGTTCAGCGAGGACGGCAGGCAGCGGCTGCTGTGGTTCACCCCCGCGGTCGGTACCGACAGCGCCGACCTGCTCGACCTGCTCGCGGTCCTCGGCACACAGGAGGTCGTCGAACCGACCTGA
- a CDS encoding sensor histidine kinase — translation MPAHPRQLPLLERLSPGRWTAVVWGGAMAFACVDEFFVLPGDAVRDGQVVPGFDLTWVSGPILLGAAVLVLTACRILRTRPLVAYALLLLGSALGAGLLGQAAEFPLVQFLAPDVALYFVAATTTRRVSGLAAGMALTVLMIPLTVRLSGGGGINTAGQLAVALMVLVAWLLGNSARRSRLHAEQSRAQAAVQATTAERLRIARELHDVVAHTIGIVALQAGAARRVIDTQPDRAREALGEVENASRETLSGLRRMLGALRAADAADGPSYEAPSLSDVDAPAAATTAAGVRVVVRWDGRRRPLPPDIDLSAYRIVQEAVTNVVRHAGARSCLVRVDHRDAELTPEITDTGRGPGGDGSRAGYGLVGMRERVALLQGEFTAGARPGGGFRVTARLPLPDPAPYEKPTPLAS, via the coding sequence ATGCCAGCGCATCCACGCCAGCTTCCGCTGCTCGAACGCCTGTCGCCCGGCCGCTGGACGGCGGTCGTCTGGGGCGGGGCCATGGCTTTCGCGTGCGTCGACGAGTTCTTCGTCCTGCCGGGCGACGCCGTCCGGGACGGCCAGGTCGTACCCGGCTTCGACCTGACCTGGGTGAGCGGCCCGATCCTGCTGGGTGCCGCCGTCCTCGTCCTGACGGCCTGCCGGATCCTGCGCACCCGCCCGCTCGTGGCCTACGCGCTCCTGCTGCTCGGCTCGGCGCTCGGGGCGGGACTGCTCGGCCAGGCCGCCGAATTCCCGCTCGTGCAGTTCCTGGCGCCGGACGTCGCCCTGTACTTCGTCGCGGCCACCACGACGCGACGCGTCTCAGGCCTGGCGGCCGGCATGGCACTCACCGTGCTGATGATCCCGTTGACGGTACGGCTGTCCGGGGGCGGCGGCATCAACACCGCGGGGCAGCTGGCCGTGGCCCTCATGGTGCTCGTGGCCTGGCTCCTCGGCAACTCCGCCCGCCGGTCCCGGCTCCATGCCGAGCAGTCCAGGGCGCAGGCCGCCGTCCAGGCCACCACCGCCGAACGTCTGCGCATCGCGCGGGAGTTGCACGACGTCGTCGCGCACACGATCGGCATCGTCGCCCTCCAGGCCGGTGCCGCCCGCCGTGTCATCGACACACAGCCGGACCGGGCCAGGGAAGCACTCGGCGAGGTGGAGAACGCGAGCCGGGAGACACTGTCCGGACTGCGCAGGATGCTCGGCGCGCTGCGTGCGGCGGACGCGGCGGACGGTCCGTCGTACGAAGCGCCGAGCCTGTCGGACGTCGACGCGCCGGCCGCGGCCACCACGGCGGCGGGGGTGCGGGTCGTCGTGCGGTGGGACGGTCGTCGGCGGCCCCTGCCGCCGGACATCGACCTGTCGGCGTACCGCATCGTCCAAGAGGCGGTCACCAACGTGGTCAGACACGCGGGCGCCCGCTCGTGTCTGGTGCGCGTCGACCACCGGGACGCGGAGCTGACTCCGGAGATCACCGACACGGGGCGTGGACCCGGCGGCGACGGCTCCCGCGCCGGTTACGGCCTCGTGGGCATGCGCGAACGAGTCGCCCTGCTGCAGGGGGAGTTCACCGCGGGCGCGCGCCCAGGGGGCGGATTCCGGGTGACGGCCCGACTGCCGCTGCCCGACCCGGCGCCGTACGAGAAACCGACACCACTGGCCTCGTGA
- a CDS encoding LPFR motif small protein: MLKAIADVLRSIGGAVATVVTLPFRAVARLFGGASSSAHGHH; the protein is encoded by the coding sequence GTGTTGAAGGCAATCGCAGATGTTCTTCGCTCCATCGGCGGAGCCGTCGCCACCGTCGTCACCCTGCCTTTCCGGGCCGTGGCACGGCTGTTCGGCGGCGCGTCGAGCTCCGCTCACGGACATCACTGA